The Carassius auratus strain Wakin chromosome 27, ASM336829v1, whole genome shotgun sequence genome includes a region encoding these proteins:
- the LOC113045395 gene encoding probable G-protein coupled receptor 148 produces METLMEGKSELFYLAAEDLFLSLLCSFGNWYNKSGRAEFHIRSSKFSNSSESPAEMFAHEWQGFLPPCHMKVLQLCPILAFLAILLITPVLLVRILSRGDLRQQTRYLLLANVLFSDLLFVCMNILSACINLAGVLMTEWPCAVLLFLSAVLYSSGVLSITAMVLDTCFAVLAPFRYLALWPVSRTYGAIVAIWVISVFFPAAAVGMFLWYHSTTPCALHLCSLPLLMVLTVSHFRPLRVSMLLTVMGIIFILLLVLSGYLILYFCTRSSGVWKGETSSRARGTFLIHYLHLFLAFCPLLVLMIELMLCHNSETMDPKASLWMSLVVCNVLLILPKALAPYLYGLRYRELCNVLFQFFHLNRPTTITPVI; encoded by the coding sequence ATGGAAACTCTAATGGAGGGAAAGTCGGAGCTATTCTATCTAGCTGCAGAAGACCTATTTTTATCTCTGCTTTGTTCGTTTGGCAATTGGTACAACAAGTCGGGTCGAGCTGAGTTTCACATACGTTCTTCTAAGTTCTCAAACTCCTCTGAAAGCCCAGCGGAGATGTTTGCGCACGAGTGGCAAGGATTCCTCCCTCCCTGCCACATGAAGGTGCTTCAGCTGTGCCCCATTTTGGCCTTCCTGGCCATTCTGCTGATCACTCCGGTTCTTCTAGTTCGTATCCTGTCACGAGGTGACCTGCGGCAGCAGACGCGTTACCTCCTCCTGGCCAATGTTCTCTTCAGTGACCTGCTCTTTGTTTGCATGAACATCCTGAGTGCCTGCATCAATTTAGCCGGTGTGTTGATGACGGAGTGGCCGTGTGCCGTGCTGCTCTTCCTCTCTGCGGTTTTATACAGCTCTGGGGTACTAAGCATTACAGCAATGGTACTGGATACCTGCTTTGCAGTGTTAGCCCCCTTTCGCTACCTGGCACTGTGGCCTGTGTCACGGACCTATGGAGCAATTGTTGCCATCTGGGTCATCTCTGTATTTTTTCCTGCAGCAGCTGTCGGCATGTTTTTGTGGTACCATAGTACAACCCCTTGCGCCCTCCACCTCTGCTCCCTTCCTTTGCTGATGGTTTTGACCGTAAGCCACTTCCGCCCACTGCGTGTCTCCATGCTGCTGACGGTCATGGGTATCATTTTCATCCTCCTCCTAGTGTTGTCTGGTTACCTCATCCTCTACTTTTGTACCCGTAGTTCAGGCGTTTGGAAGGGCGAGACCTCATCTCGTGCTAGAGGAACATTTCTCATCCATTATCTCCACCTATTCCTGGCTTTCTGTCCCCTGCTGGTTTTGATGATTGAGCTGATGCTTTGTCACAACAGCGAGACTATGGACCCCAAAGCAAGCCTGTGGATGTCCTTGGTTGTGTGTAACGTCTTGCTCATCCTGCCCAAAGCCTTAGCGCCATACCTGTATGGGCTCCGCTATAGAGAACTGTGCAACGTGCTGTTCCAGTTCTTTCATCTGAATAGGCCAACTACTATCACACCTGTGATATAA